The proteins below are encoded in one region of Bacteroides uniformis:
- a CDS encoding helix-turn-helix domain-containing protein → MEKIQVIQPTKLLAPYIKQYWFLRIDDVKQGFQRSIPAGCVALVFHKGNKIISSFHKGTQPQSYISGQISTYSDIEFSFLDMVIILFQPIGCRMFFPYPMEEFTNQNIGIDLLDNTCLVELEEKINEASDNYQIVRLIEEYLLNRLCENISCNANRMMATIHNINEGEGNISVLSQTACLGYKQFKRIFAEYVGLNPKDFIQITRFRKTFHILQSTPQISISKVAYDCGYYDKSHLIKEFKMFTGYTPTQLLDICDTYTENLSVFNSVFINDNKKLNNIAL, encoded by the coding sequence ATGGAGAAAATTCAAGTAATACAACCTACCAAATTGCTCGCTCCTTATATAAAGCAATATTGGTTTTTAAGGATAGATGATGTAAAGCAAGGCTTTCAGCGTTCTATCCCGGCGGGTTGTGTAGCACTTGTTTTTCATAAAGGAAATAAAATTATTTCTTCTTTTCATAAGGGAACGCAACCACAATCCTATATAAGCGGGCAAATCAGTACTTATTCAGACATAGAATTTTCTTTCTTGGATATGGTCATTATTTTATTCCAGCCTATCGGATGCAGGATGTTTTTTCCATATCCTATGGAAGAGTTTACTAATCAGAATATAGGTATTGATTTGTTAGATAACACCTGTTTAGTAGAATTGGAAGAGAAAATAAATGAAGCATCAGATAATTATCAAATAGTCAGATTGATAGAAGAATATTTATTAAATAGACTATGCGAAAATATATCATGCAACGCTAATAGGATGATGGCTACTATACACAATATCAATGAAGGTGAAGGAAATATATCCGTTTTATCTCAAACGGCTTGTTTAGGATATAAGCAATTCAAACGGATATTCGCTGAATATGTAGGACTAAATCCAAAAGATTTTATCCAAATCACACGATTTAGAAAGACATTCCATATTTTGCAATCAACTCCACAAATCAGTATAAGTAAAGTTGCCTATGATTGTGGATATTATGATAAATCACATTTAATAAAAGAGTTTAAAATGTTCACGGGTTATACCCCTACACAACTACTTGATATTTGTGATACTTATACCGAAAATCTATCGGTATTCAACTCTGTATTTATCAACGACAATAAAAAACTTAATAACATCGCTTTATGA